In Gracilibacillus salitolerans, the sequence AAAACTTTTCGATATTAAAAGCTGCCATCCCCATGACAGTAGAATGTTTCTTCAGTTTAGCTACATTTAACTGGACATCATTCTTGTTAAAACCAATCGCATTTTTCTCGATTCTTCTTTCAATAGCAGGCATAATATACTTTTTGGCTTGGCGTAATGTGTTGCCCACAACAACTTGCTCAGGATTAAAAATATGAATAATATTAGTAATACCAACACCTAAATAATCGCCAACATTTTCTAATAACTGTATTGCTTTCGTGTCACCTTGATCAGCAGCTTCGATCAATTGTTCAACCGTAGCATCATTAAACCCAGCTGTTTCAGCTTGGTCCAACAAGGCCTGTTCTGAAGCATAGAGCTCCCAGCAGCCTTGGTTTCCACAACGGCAATCTGCTCCATCCTTTTCAATTGTCATATGACCGAGCTCACCAGAGAACCCTCTTAATCCTTTATACAATTTACCTTCCAAAATCAAGCCAACACCGATACCGATACTGATACTTGTATAGACTAACTCATTGGACATTTGTCCGACTCCGTACACTTTTTCACCGTATGCCCCAGCATTTGCTTCATTTTCTACAGTAACAGGGACTTTGTAATGGTCAAAAAGAATTTGTTGGAGCGGTACCTTTTTCCAGCCTAAGTTTGGTGCCAGCAAGATTTCACCTTCAGTTGTAACAACACCTGGTACACCGACACCAATACCGACTATCCCGTATTCAGATTTAGGAGCAACATTTTTTAATCCATCAATTAATTGATATAACAATGTTAAGACTTCATCCAAATTTTCCTTTTTGAAACGGATCTTTTTCTCCGATAAGATATTACCTCGTAGATCTGTTAACACACCTAAAATACTTTTAACACCGAGATCAATAGAAATGGTAAACCCAGCAGTTTCATTCAAAAGTAACATCACTGGTCGTCTGCCACCGCTGGATTTACCTGTACCAGATTCATGGATTAATTTTTCATCTATTAGTTCACTGACTAATGAGGAAACAGTTCCTTTATTTAAACCGGTTACATTCGCGATTGTTGCTCGTGAGATAGGTGCTCTTTCTTTAATGGTTTTAAGAACTAGTGCTTTGTTCTCTTTCTTTACGACATGCTGATTCCACGTTTGACTCAATCTCCTCACTCTTTCCCTTAGCTTATTAAAGTAACACCATTTTAACACAATCCAAAAAATAATTCTATAATCTTTGTTTATTCGCTAGACAAACTTAAGATGAGTTGCTATAATAATCACGAAATCAAAATCCTGAATGGATATAACTTGGAGGTATGAATATATGACATGGTTTGAAAACGTTGACAAAATTAAATATGAAGGCCCGAAGTCAACTAACCCGTTAGCATTTAAATTTTATAATCCGGAAGAGAAGATCAATGGCAAAACAATGGAAGAATTTCTTCGTTTTGGTGTAGCTTACTGGCACACATTCACAGAAGATTTATCTGATCCATTTGGTACAGGTACAGCTATTCGTAACTGGGACAAATATGATGGAATGGATCGCGCTAAAGCGAGAGTAGAAGCAGCGTTTGAGTTCTTCGAAAAACTTGGTGTGAAATATTTTTGTTTCCACGATGTAGATATTGCTCCAGAAGGTGCTACACTACGAGAATCAAATCAAAACCTTGATACAATTGTTGAAATGATTAAGGACTACAAGAAAGATAGCGATGTAAAACTTCTTTGGAACACAGCTAATAACTTTACAAATCCACGCTTTGTTCATGGTGCAGCTTCTTCTAGCAATGCAGATGTATTCGCCTATGCAGCAGCGAAAGTGAAGAAACAATTAGAAATTGGTAAAGAACTAGGTGGAGAAAACTATGTATTCTGGGGTGGCCGTGAAGGTTACGAAACATTACTTAACACTGATCTTGGATTAGAGCAAGACAACCTTGGACGTTTCTTCCATATGGCAGTAGAATATGCGAAAGAAATCGGCTTTGATGCGCAATTCCTAATCGAGCCAAAACCAAAAGAACCAACAACTCATCAATATGACTTTGATTCTCAATCTGCACATGCATTTTTACTAAAATATGGACTAGAGGATCATTTTAAACTAAATATCGAAGCAAACCATGCAACACTTGCTGGTCATACTTTCGAACACGAGCTTCGATATGCACGTGTTAACGGATTATTAGGTTCTGTGGATGCGAACCAAGGTGACCCATTATTAGGATGGGATACAGATGAGTTCCCTGCAGATATCTATTCTACAACATTAGCTATGTATGAAATCATCAAAAACGGTGGACTTGGATCTGGTGGGTTAAACTTTGATGCAAAAGTACGTCGTGGTTCATTTGAACAAGACGACCTGTTCCTTGCACACATTGCAGGTATGGATCACTTTGCGGTTGGTTACAAAGTAGCTAACAAATTAGTAGAAGACCAAGTATTTGAAAAAATCATTGATGACCGTTATGCAAGCTTTAAAGAAGGTATCGGTAAAGATATCGTTGAAGGTAAAGCAGACTTCAAATCATTAGAAGAACATGCACTAAACCTAAAAGAAATCAAAAACAAATCAGGTCGCTTAGAATTAATCAAAGCAACCATCAACCAATACCTATTAAACGCATACGCTGGTCAATAAGATAAGCAGTAAGAAGAAGACTTAGCTGAGCTTGTGCATAGCTAAGTCTTCACTTCGATTATAGGAGTTGTATTGGTTACGAATTATAACCAAAAGTTAGAGGAGAGGTGTCGCTGTGAGTTATGTAATCGGTGTCGATCTCGGCACAAGTGCAGTTAAGCTGCTATTAGTTAATAAAGCTGGTGAAGTAGTTCAGGAAGTTTCAAAGGACTATCCACTGATTCAAGAGAAAACTGGTTATTCCGAGCAAAAGCCTGAAGACTGGGTAGAACAAACAGTTGGAGGTCTAAAAGAGCTTGTTGAACAATTTGATGGAGATGTTTCTGAAATTGAAGGCTTAAGCTTTTCCGGTCAAATGCATGGATTAATATTACTTGATGAAAATAATCAAGTTTTACGTAACGCGATTCTCTGGAATGATACGCGTACAACGGCACAATGCGAGGAAATTTATCAAAAAGTTGGTAAAGAGAAGTTTATTGATGTAACGAAAAACTTAGCATTGGAAGGCTTCACATTACCAAAAATTTTATGGGTGAAGGATAATGAGCCGGAAATCTTTGCAAAAGCGAAAACATTCGTTTTACCTAAGGATTATGTGCGCTACCGTTTAACTGAGCAAGTGCATATGGATTATTCAGACGCAGCTGGTACAAGTTTATTAGATGTTGCGAAAAAAGAATGGAGCAAAGAAATTTGTAATTTACTTGACCTAGACGTTTCGATTTGCCCGCCATTAGTTGATTCACATGACAATGTCGGAAAAATCACTTCAGCTATCGCAGATGAGACAGGGTTATCAGCGGATACAGATGTATTTGCCGGTGGAGCGGATAATGCTTGTGGTGCGATCGGTTCAGGTATTTTGTCTGAGGGCAAAACTTTTGCAAGTATTGGTACATCAGGTGTTGTACTTTCCTACGAACCTACGGGTGATAAAGATTATCAAGGAAAAGTACACTATTTCAACCATGGTGAGCAGGATGCATACTATGCGATGGGCGTTACATTAGCGGCTGGTCATAGTTTAAATTGGTTTAAGCAAACATTTGCAGCGGAACAAAGCTTTGATGAGCTGTTAGACGGTGTTGGCGATGTACCAGCTGGCGCTAATGGTTTACTATTTACACCTTACCTTGTAGGTGAACGTACGCCACATGCTGATTCACAAATTCGTGGAAGCTTTATTGGTATGGATAGCTCCCATACTCTAAAGGATTTTGCTCGTTCTGTATTAGAAGGGATTACGTTCTCTCTTAATGAATCGATAGCAATCTTTAGAGAAAATGGCAAGCAAATCGATACGATCTATTCGATTGGTGGCGGTGCGAAAAATCCGGATTGGCTTCAGATGCAAGCGGATATCTTTGATGCTAAAATCGTTAAATTAAAGAGTGAACAAGGTCCTGGAATGGGTGCGGCGATGCTTGCTGCCTATGGATCTGGTTGGTATTCTTCATTAAAAGAATGTGCAGATGCTATCTTAGAAGATGCCGAGACCTATCAGCCAAATCCAGAA encodes:
- a CDS encoding ROK family transcriptional regulator, yielding MSQTWNQHVVKKENKALVLKTIKERAPISRATIANVTGLNKGTVSSLVSELIDEKLIHESGTGKSSGGRRPVMLLLNETAGFTISIDLGVKSILGVLTDLRGNILSEKKIRFKKENLDEVLTLLYQLIDGLKNVAPKSEYGIVGIGVGVPGVVTTEGEILLAPNLGWKKVPLQQILFDHYKVPVTVENEANAGAYGEKVYGVGQMSNELVYTSISIGIGVGLILEGKLYKGLRGFSGELGHMTIEKDGADCRCGNQGCWELYASEQALLDQAETAGFNDATVEQLIEAADQGDTKAIQLLENVGDYLGVGITNIIHIFNPEQVVVGNTLRQAKKYIMPAIERRIEKNAIGFNKNDVQLNVAKLKKHSTVMGMAAFNIEKFFKEAGNEDVLN
- the xylA gene encoding xylose isomerase; amino-acid sequence: MTWFENVDKIKYEGPKSTNPLAFKFYNPEEKINGKTMEEFLRFGVAYWHTFTEDLSDPFGTGTAIRNWDKYDGMDRAKARVEAAFEFFEKLGVKYFCFHDVDIAPEGATLRESNQNLDTIVEMIKDYKKDSDVKLLWNTANNFTNPRFVHGAASSSNADVFAYAAAKVKKQLEIGKELGGENYVFWGGREGYETLLNTDLGLEQDNLGRFFHMAVEYAKEIGFDAQFLIEPKPKEPTTHQYDFDSQSAHAFLLKYGLEDHFKLNIEANHATLAGHTFEHELRYARVNGLLGSVDANQGDPLLGWDTDEFPADIYSTTLAMYEIIKNGGLGSGGLNFDAKVRRGSFEQDDLFLAHIAGMDHFAVGYKVANKLVEDQVFEKIIDDRYASFKEGIGKDIVEGKADFKSLEEHALNLKEIKNKSGRLELIKATINQYLLNAYAGQ
- the xylB gene encoding xylulokinase: MSYVIGVDLGTSAVKLLLVNKAGEVVQEVSKDYPLIQEKTGYSEQKPEDWVEQTVGGLKELVEQFDGDVSEIEGLSFSGQMHGLILLDENNQVLRNAILWNDTRTTAQCEEIYQKVGKEKFIDVTKNLALEGFTLPKILWVKDNEPEIFAKAKTFVLPKDYVRYRLTEQVHMDYSDAAGTSLLDVAKKEWSKEICNLLDLDVSICPPLVDSHDNVGKITSAIADETGLSADTDVFAGGADNACGAIGSGILSEGKTFASIGTSGVVLSYEPTGDKDYQGKVHYFNHGEQDAYYAMGVTLAAGHSLNWFKQTFAAEQSFDELLDGVGDVPAGANGLLFTPYLVGERTPHADSQIRGSFIGMDSSHTLKDFARSVLEGITFSLNESIAIFRENGKQIDTIYSIGGGAKNPDWLQMQADIFDAKIVKLKSEQGPGMGAAMLAAYGSGWYSSLKECADAILEDAETYQPNPENVEKYKQLFKLYRDVYQQTKHLNKDLMDFRK